A genomic window from Catalinimonas alkaloidigena includes:
- a CDS encoding ABC transporter permease, translated as MLRNYLITSFRNLLRHKSYTLINALGLAVGLACCLLIGLFIQDELGYDRQHAKADRIYRVTRDFLSPDGTVSLHLGHVAPPFGPLLEEDFAGVEHATRLLETSSLFSIPTQDGSAPRAFNEDDVFFAEENVFDVFTIPVVQGNPATALSEPATVMLSRSTAERYFGNADPIGQLLRADNQFDVRVTGVFEDFPRQSHLHPNLLISFKTLESDEVYGREGLRTNWGNNSFATYLLFQEGYPAMSLEAELPAFLDKHMGQTTNDPNYRPPSTWTHLYLQPLRAIHLHSQLDSEIEANGNIRNVYGLGLIALFLLAIAVINFTNLSTARSATRSKEVGVRKVVGATREHLRGQFLTEAVLLAVVSAGLALVLATLALPWLEQFTDKTLALSPLTNPTIWLLLGGGTLLTGLAAGFYPALVLAAFQPIRALKGKIDQSATGSAPLRKVLVVTQFAISILLVICTGVVYQQIHYVRSQALGFSKDQIVLLPYHDELNDAYLSFRQEALRNAGVQHVGRSSRTPSGRLLDSQGSQVRQGDSLISTSTVIKNLRVDHDFIPTYQMELAAGRNFSREVGTDDSLAFILNESAIRMIGWNDPQQAIDQEFVYGGQAGKIIGVVKDFHFESLHEPIVPLVMHMSRNYYNALSVKLTGGDLEAGVAHLEQTWHQFLPERPFEYHFLDENFDNLYRTEQAQGQLFLLFAGIAIFIACLGLFGLTAFSTARRLKEIGVRKVLGASVPGLVQLLSREMVGLVLVANLLAWPAAWYLMQRWLDNFAYRIDVPLWLFAAAGVLALLIALLTVGWQATRAATVNPVQVLRNE; from the coding sequence ATGTTACGCAACTACCTTATCACCTCGTTTCGGAACCTGCTACGCCACAAGAGCTACACGCTCATCAATGCATTGGGGCTGGCCGTAGGGCTGGCCTGCTGTCTGCTGATCGGCCTCTTTATCCAGGATGAACTGGGCTACGACCGACAGCACGCCAAAGCCGACCGGATTTACCGCGTCACGCGCGACTTCCTCTCGCCCGACGGCACCGTAAGCCTGCACCTGGGCCACGTGGCGCCCCCGTTCGGGCCGCTGCTGGAAGAAGATTTTGCGGGTGTGGAGCACGCCACGCGCCTGCTGGAAACCTCCAGTCTGTTTTCCATTCCTACCCAGGACGGCAGTGCGCCGCGGGCGTTCAACGAGGATGATGTCTTTTTTGCGGAAGAGAACGTGTTCGACGTCTTTACCATTCCGGTGGTGCAGGGCAACCCGGCCACGGCCCTGAGCGAGCCTGCGACCGTAATGCTCAGTCGCTCGACGGCCGAACGCTATTTCGGCAACGCCGACCCCATCGGGCAACTGTTGCGGGCCGACAACCAGTTCGACGTACGCGTAACCGGTGTGTTTGAGGATTTTCCCCGCCAGTCGCACCTTCACCCCAACCTCTTGATCTCGTTCAAAACGCTGGAAAGCGATGAAGTATACGGCCGGGAAGGCCTGCGGACCAACTGGGGCAACAACTCGTTTGCAACGTACCTCCTGTTTCAGGAAGGTTACCCGGCGATGAGCCTGGAGGCAGAATTACCGGCGTTTCTGGACAAACACATGGGCCAGACCACCAACGACCCGAACTACCGGCCGCCGTCTACCTGGACGCACCTCTACCTGCAACCGCTCCGCGCCATTCACCTCCACTCGCAGCTCGATTCGGAAATCGAGGCGAACGGCAACATCCGCAACGTGTACGGACTGGGGCTGATTGCGCTGTTCCTGCTGGCCATTGCCGTCATCAACTTTACCAACCTGTCGACCGCCCGCTCGGCCACCCGCTCGAAAGAGGTCGGGGTGCGAAAAGTGGTCGGCGCGACGCGCGAACACCTGCGCGGGCAGTTCCTGACCGAGGCGGTGCTGCTGGCCGTGGTGTCGGCGGGGCTGGCGCTGGTCCTGGCAACCCTCGCGCTGCCGTGGCTGGAACAGTTTACCGACAAAACGCTGGCGCTGAGTCCGCTCACCAATCCGACGATCTGGCTGCTGCTGGGGGGCGGCACGTTGCTGACCGGTCTGGCGGCGGGCTTCTACCCGGCGCTGGTGCTGGCGGCCTTCCAGCCCATTCGTGCCCTGAAAGGCAAGATCGACCAGTCGGCAACCGGCAGCGCCCCCCTGCGCAAGGTGCTGGTCGTCACCCAGTTTGCCATCTCCATTCTGCTGGTTATTTGCACCGGCGTGGTCTACCAGCAGATCCACTACGTCCGCAGTCAGGCGCTGGGCTTCAGCAAAGACCAGATCGTGCTTCTGCCTTACCACGACGAGTTGAACGATGCCTACCTGTCGTTCCGCCAGGAAGCGCTGCGCAACGCCGGCGTCCAGCACGTGGGCCGCTCCTCGCGCACACCCTCGGGCCGGCTGCTCGACTCGCAGGGCTCGCAGGTGCGGCAGGGCGACAGCCTGATCTCGACGTCTACGGTCATCAAAAACCTGCGCGTCGACCACGACTTTATTCCGACCTACCAGATGGAACTGGCGGCCGGGCGCAACTTCTCGCGCGAGGTGGGCACCGACGATTCGCTGGCGTTTATCCTGAACGAATCGGCCATTCGCATGATCGGCTGGAACGATCCTCAACAGGCCATCGACCAGGAGTTTGTCTACGGCGGACAGGCCGGTAAGATCATCGGCGTGGTGAAAGACTTCCACTTCGAGTCGCTGCACGAGCCCATCGTGCCCCTGGTCATGCACATGAGCCGGAACTACTACAATGCTCTGTCGGTCAAGCTGACGGGCGGCGATCTGGAGGCCGGGGTCGCCCATCTGGAACAAACGTGGCATCAGTTCCTGCCCGAGCGCCCGTTCGAATACCACTTCCTCGACGAAAATTTCGACAACCTTTACCGCACCGAACAGGCACAGGGGCAACTGTTCCTGCTGTTTGCCGGCATCGCCATCTTCATCGCCTGCCTGGGACTGTTCGGCCTCACCGCGTTCAGCACGGCCCGTCGCCTCAAGGAAATCGGGGTCCGCAAAGTGCTCGGCGCGTCCGTACCGGGCCTGGTGCAACTCCTCTCCCGCGAGATGGTGGGGCTGGTGCTCGTCGCCAACCTGCTGGCCTGGCCCGCCGCCTGGTACCTGATGCAACGCTGGCTCGACAACTTCGCGTACCGCATCGACGTGCCGCTGTGGCTGTTTGCCGCGGCCGGGGTACTGGCATTGCTCATCGCGCTGCTGACCGTCGGCTGGCAGGCGACCCGCGCCGCAACCGTCAATCCGGTACAGGTCCTGCGGAACGAATAA
- a CDS encoding response regulator transcription factor: protein MLPLAFSYAPFKSTSDASRLKPTETPRVVDLNASPMTDREQEVVRLVASGLSSKQIAQELNLSVHTVHTHRKNILKKTQLPNINAVIRWASKKHLI from the coding sequence ATGTTGCCTCTCGCCTTTTCGTACGCCCCTTTTAAGAGCACGTCGGATGCTTCACGCCTCAAACCCACCGAAACGCCACGCGTTGTCGACCTGAACGCTTCGCCCATGACGGACCGCGAGCAGGAGGTGGTTCGGCTGGTAGCCAGCGGCCTGAGCAGCAAACAGATTGCCCAGGAGCTGAACCTGAGTGTGCACACGGTCCACACGCACCGGAAGAATATTCTGAAGAAGACGCAACTGCCCAACATCAACGCCGTGATCCGGTGGGCCTCGAAGAAGCACCTGATCTGA
- a CDS encoding histidine kinase dimerization/phosphoacceptor domain -containing protein, with the protein MLWGVMGLLVGVGGGARSARAQPPTPESLRTPLGQTQQPSLQAQRCLALCEYHHYNSAPDSCRWYAAQALRSVPARSVQAAWAQTWLASAWLREKQFDSAAYYLEAAAQGFRHHKLPEGIARVLTEQAALQSAQDQVPAARQRYQEALAYCRQHELPTAEADVLRAYSFMAMREQQLDSAALYNQTAEALYRRTEHRRGLAHVVWMHGLLAQRRADYAEARVWLDSALALADGAACFRLGTECYTTLANVQVESGDYVAALATLLRTAERHRQVGHTEGMGQAYLGMGNVHYYRDEYPLARRYYLRALEAFEATRLLDGLARGYGNLAAVQRLEGDIEGALRSHERSLQYREALGNQAMIAHAHTNLANLYLDEREDLAKARHHLELAEPIVEARQNAYDRAYLWLVFSQLFLKEGKITAALQRAHDVLSLAHGNGIPELELETYVHLQNLFAQRHQFDSAYHYLVQASTLRDTLLSEENSVRIAELETRYQTRQKDDSLQFARQSVTLLGAEAEVREARLFRQRWLSISALALVALLGGWVYTLAQTRRQLQQQREALATTNRQLDRANGQLQERNQQLDATNAQLQCTVQHLDEANRQLQESNQTLAQQKIQIETLMREQSHRLKNHLSAVAGLLTLQSHSLVDPSARQALEESHARVEAIMLVQQMLYGKDLTHLPVDVYLTELIRTILRMYGFCEQLARLHIAPLRLPADQVLHLGLLVNELVTNAAKYALPTVRDPALDVGLQPESAAQLRLWVSDNGPGFVPDTTATASFGLRLVALQTRQLEGQARWSNGQGMCFTLEFPHETLEGGAAL; encoded by the coding sequence TTGTTGTGGGGAGTTATGGGGCTGCTGGTCGGGGTAGGCGGCGGGGCCAGAAGCGCAAGAGCGCAACCTCCCACCCCCGAATCGCTACGCACCCCGCTGGGGCAGACCCAGCAACCGTCCCTGCAAGCACAGCGGTGCCTGGCGCTTTGCGAGTACCACCACTACAATTCGGCCCCGGACTCGTGCCGCTGGTACGCAGCACAGGCCCTGCGGAGCGTACCCGCCCGTTCCGTGCAGGCGGCCTGGGCACAGACCTGGCTGGCGAGTGCGTGGCTGCGCGAGAAGCAGTTCGATTCGGCGGCGTACTACCTGGAGGCGGCAGCACAGGGCTTTCGTCACCACAAATTGCCGGAGGGCATCGCGCGGGTGCTGACCGAACAGGCGGCGTTGCAAAGCGCGCAAGACCAAGTGCCGGCGGCCCGCCAACGCTACCAGGAAGCCCTGGCGTACTGCCGGCAACACGAGCTGCCCACGGCCGAGGCCGATGTGCTGCGGGCCTACAGCTTTATGGCCATGCGCGAGCAGCAGCTGGATTCGGCCGCGCTGTACAACCAAACGGCCGAGGCCTTGTACCGGCGAACCGAGCATCGCCGGGGATTGGCGCATGTCGTGTGGATGCACGGCTTGCTGGCGCAGCGGCGTGCCGACTATGCCGAGGCCCGCGTGTGGCTGGACAGTGCTCTGGCGCTGGCCGACGGGGCCGCATGTTTTCGGTTGGGGACAGAGTGCTACACGACGCTGGCCAATGTACAGGTAGAAAGTGGCGATTACGTGGCAGCACTCGCTACGCTGTTGCGGACGGCCGAGCGGCACCGGCAGGTGGGCCATACCGAAGGCATGGGGCAGGCCTATCTGGGCATGGGCAACGTGCACTACTACCGTGACGAATATCCGTTGGCGCGGCGGTATTACCTCCGGGCCCTGGAAGCCTTCGAAGCCACCCGGTTGCTGGACGGGCTGGCCCGCGGCTACGGAAACCTGGCGGCCGTTCAACGCCTGGAAGGAGACATTGAAGGGGCATTGCGCAGCCACGAAAGGTCGTTGCAGTACCGCGAAGCCTTGGGCAATCAGGCGATGATCGCGCACGCACACACCAACCTGGCCAATCTGTACCTGGACGAACGGGAAGACCTGGCGAAAGCCCGGCACCACCTGGAGCTGGCGGAACCCATCGTCGAGGCACGGCAAAATGCGTACGACCGGGCGTACCTGTGGCTGGTGTTCAGTCAGTTGTTCCTTAAAGAAGGTAAGATAACGGCGGCCTTGCAGCGCGCCCACGACGTGTTGTCGCTGGCGCACGGAAACGGAATTCCGGAGCTGGAGCTGGAAACGTACGTCCATCTGCAAAACCTGTTTGCGCAACGACACCAGTTCGACTCAGCCTATCATTACTTGGTGCAAGCGTCGACCTTGCGCGATACGCTGCTGAGCGAAGAAAATAGCGTCCGCATTGCCGAGCTGGAGACCCGCTACCAAACCCGACAGAAGGACGACAGTTTGCAGTTCGCCCGCCAGAGCGTCACGCTGTTGGGGGCCGAAGCCGAAGTCCGCGAAGCACGTCTGTTCCGGCAGCGGTGGCTGAGCATTTCCGCCCTGGCCCTGGTAGCCCTGTTGGGCGGGTGGGTCTATACCCTGGCGCAAACCCGCAGGCAACTGCAGCAACAACGCGAAGCGCTTGCCACCACCAACCGGCAACTGGACCGGGCCAATGGTCAGCTACAGGAGCGCAACCAGCAGCTCGACGCGACCAACGCACAGCTGCAATGCACCGTTCAGCACCTGGATGAGGCCAACCGACAGTTGCAGGAAAGCAACCAGACGCTGGCGCAGCAGAAAATCCAGATCGAAACGCTGATGCGGGAGCAGAGCCATCGCCTGAAAAATCACCTGAGTGCCGTGGCCGGTCTGTTGACACTCCAGTCGCATTCGCTCGTTGATCCGTCGGCGCGGCAGGCCCTGGAAGAGAGCCACGCGCGCGTAGAGGCCATCATGCTGGTGCAGCAGATGTTGTACGGCAAAGACCTGACCCACCTGCCGGTCGACGTGTACCTGACCGAGCTCATCCGGACCATTCTGCGGATGTACGGCTTCTGCGAGCAACTGGCCCGTCTCCACATCGCGCCTTTGCGGTTACCCGCCGACCAGGTGTTGCACCTCGGGCTGCTTGTGAACGAATTGGTGACCAACGCCGCAAAATACGCCCTGCCCACCGTCCGCGACCCCGCCCTGGACGTAGGGCTGCAACCCGAGTCGGCAGCGCAGTTGCGCCTCTGGGTGAGCGACAATGGCCCCGGCTTTGTACCCGACACCACAGCAACGGCTTCGTTCGGGTTGCGGCTGGTAGCGCTGCAAACACGGCAGTTGGAAGGTCAAGCACGTTGGAGCAACGGGCAGGGCATGTGTTTTACGCTGGAATTTCCGCACGAAACCCTGGAGGGAGGTGCTGCCCTCTGA
- a CDS encoding LytR/AlgR family response regulator transcription factor yields the protein MKKVRILVVEDDVMQAEQLGLHLRSMDYEVMALLHSGEEALTYVRQHTPDVVILDIELDRTGRRMDGIETARQLRSSCDLPIIYLTGTREVDALDVIAQTRPEAFLYKPYLTQQVKLEIEKAIRQYSGRITEAATQAPSPPQPKPVPEATPAFPVATRQAFYVSDKGVYYRVGVDDIERIETQNGLLFIHVQEAKFPYTLSLNLVKFQQQFPHPDLVRINRSCVVNLKHVTKFNRTYVWVNANPVIIGETYRKAFMDSVCRLTTVADDGAETGH from the coding sequence ATGAAAAAAGTACGCATTCTGGTTGTAGAAGATGACGTTATGCAGGCCGAGCAGTTGGGGTTGCACCTGCGGAGCATGGATTACGAGGTGATGGCGCTGCTCCACAGCGGGGAAGAGGCACTGACGTACGTGCGTCAGCATACGCCCGACGTGGTGATTCTGGACATAGAACTGGACCGAACCGGACGGCGGATGGACGGGATCGAAACGGCCCGGCAACTGCGGTCGTCCTGCGACCTGCCCATTATCTACCTCACCGGCACGCGCGAAGTGGACGCGCTCGACGTCATTGCGCAGACCCGCCCCGAAGCATTTCTCTACAAACCGTATCTCACGCAGCAGGTCAAGCTGGAAATCGAGAAAGCCATCCGCCAGTATTCCGGGCGTATTACCGAAGCGGCCACCCAGGCGCCGTCCCCGCCCCAACCGAAACCCGTCCCCGAGGCCACACCCGCCTTTCCGGTGGCAACCCGACAAGCGTTTTACGTGAGCGACAAGGGAGTATATTACCGCGTGGGGGTGGACGACATCGAGCGGATCGAAACCCAAAACGGATTGTTGTTCATCCACGTACAGGAGGCGAAGTTTCCCTACACGCTGAGCCTGAATCTGGTAAAGTTCCAGCAGCAGTTTCCGCACCCCGACCTGGTACGCATCAATCGGTCCTGCGTCGTTAATCTGAAGCACGTCACCAAGTTCAACCGGACCTACGTGTGGGTCAATGCCAATCCGGTCATCATCGGCGAAACCTACCGCAAGGCCTTTATGGATTCGGTCTGCCGGCTGACGACCGTAGCCGACGACGGTGCCGAAACAGGCCATTGA
- a CDS encoding mechanosensitive ion channel family protein, whose protein sequence is MQETLERIYFNNSVQAYLIAAAIILIGMIVVKAFKDIVYKRLKKLSAATDSNIDDYVIESIGKFGIPILYFLVIYIGLRTLTFSARVTRIIEVATTVVITFFAIRFIATTILLLLRTYVRKQENGEEKVKQLGGIIFIVNVVVWGIGLLFLLDNIGFDVTAMIAGLGIGGIAIALAAQNILGDLFNYFVIFFDRPFEIGDFIIIDNKMGSVEYIGLKTTRVKSLSGEQLVFSNSDLTSSRIHNYKRMQRRRIVFQVTVIYQTSLEQLKEIPKVLRAAVEAQENVLFDRAHFASYGDSSLNFEIVYNVLTGDYNQYMDIQQAINLRIFEEFQRLGVEFAYPTRTLYLAGQTEENPLAPKFQ, encoded by the coding sequence ATGCAGGAAACCCTAGAACGGATCTATTTTAACAATTCAGTACAAGCCTACCTCATTGCGGCCGCCATTATCCTGATCGGGATGATTGTGGTGAAGGCCTTCAAAGACATCGTCTACAAACGCCTGAAAAAGTTATCGGCCGCGACCGACAGCAACATCGACGACTACGTGATCGAGAGCATCGGGAAGTTCGGAATTCCTATTCTTTACTTTCTGGTGATCTACATCGGCCTGCGCACGCTCACGTTCTCGGCGCGTGTGACGCGCATCATCGAAGTGGCCACAACGGTGGTGATCACGTTTTTTGCCATTCGGTTCATCGCCACGACCATTCTACTCCTGCTGAGAACCTACGTGCGGAAACAGGAAAACGGGGAGGAGAAAGTCAAACAGCTGGGCGGCATCATCTTCATCGTAAACGTCGTGGTCTGGGGCATTGGGCTGCTGTTTCTGCTGGATAACATCGGCTTTGACGTAACGGCCATGATTGCGGGCCTGGGCATCGGCGGGATTGCCATTGCGCTGGCGGCGCAGAACATCCTGGGCGATTTGTTCAACTACTTTGTGATCTTTTTCGACCGTCCGTTCGAGATCGGCGACTTCATCATCATCGACAACAAAATGGGCTCGGTCGAGTACATCGGCCTGAAAACCACGCGCGTCAAGAGTCTGTCGGGCGAGCAGTTGGTGTTCTCCAACAGCGACCTGACGTCGTCGCGCATCCACAACTACAAGCGCATGCAGCGCCGGCGGATCGTGTTTCAGGTAACGGTGATTTACCAGACGTCGCTGGAGCAGCTCAAGGAAATTCCGAAGGTGTTGCGCGCTGCCGTCGAAGCGCAGGAAAACGTACTGTTCGACCGCGCGCACTTTGCGTCGTACGGCGATTCCAGCCTCAACTTCGAAATCGTCTACAACGTACTGACGGGCGATTACAACCAGTACATGGACATTCAGCAGGCGATCAACCTGCGCATTTTTGAAGAGTTTCAACGCCTGGGCGTCGAGTTTGCGTATCCGACCCGCACGCTCTACCTGGCCGGGCAGACGGAAGAAAATCCGCTGGCGCCCAAGTTTCAGTAG
- a CDS encoding tetratricopeptide repeat protein: protein MGEACVWVGEVYYRLSQHDSVAFYLDESKRWPAQATTQVRRMLVEGRLANVTGRQQEAAHRFAQALARAATLSDVGLLSLAYLEQGLFLTERGQLDAARSTLALHDSLLAETDDPYGQTANLYLHGVYWVNSSQYDSATTVLTQTVRQAEKFAYTRLKADALNRLAQLYRHRGEYDQSLTLLMQSLQIYEGLQESSGVANAYLNIGSVYSYTQRYASAINHFQQAYAAFQAMQDVKGQARVLNNLGVAFDYQGLPDSALAYYERALVFKEQAGDRIGAANTRFNIGAIYLEQKSDYGKAARYLEDAHQIFLQEGSPYDRVYSFQALGRLRFFQQRFADALAWQHRAWRLAEEIGAKRQIWKMHDQLAATYKAQQRFDSAYWHMEQVANWTDTLLREENSEQVAELETRYRTQQKDDSLQLSRQKVTLLAAEAEAREATLSWQRWLSGLALAVALLLGALLALLVQAWRRQQQHEAELAQTNRSLQESNQELARQKSRIENLMREQSHRLKNHLSAVAGLLTLQSHTLVDPSARQALQESHARVEAIVLVQQMLYGKDLTHLPVDVYLTELVHHILRTYGLSEQVARLVVMPTRLPADQVLSVGLIVNELVTNAAKHAFSEVRDPALEVGLQPESAAQLRLWVRDNGPGFVPEGTEPASFGLRLVQLQTQQLEGQSRWTNGQGTCFTLEFPQYG, encoded by the coding sequence TTGGGAGAAGCCTGTGTGTGGGTCGGCGAAGTGTATTACCGGCTGTCGCAGCACGATTCGGTCGCGTTTTACCTTGACGAGAGCAAAAGGTGGCCGGCCCAGGCAACTACCCAGGTCCGGCGTATGCTGGTGGAAGGAAGACTGGCCAACGTCACCGGCCGGCAGCAAGAGGCGGCTCACCGGTTCGCGCAGGCTCTGGCACGCGCCGCTACGCTGTCCGACGTAGGGTTGCTCAGCCTGGCTTACTTGGAACAGGGCCTCTTTCTTACGGAGCGGGGGCAGTTGGATGCAGCCCGGAGCACGCTGGCTTTGCACGATTCACTGCTCGCGGAAACGGACGATCCGTACGGGCAGACGGCCAACCTATACCTGCATGGCGTCTATTGGGTAAACTCGTCACAATACGATTCGGCCACTACGGTGCTGACCCAAACGGTGCGACAGGCCGAAAAATTTGCGTATACGCGTCTAAAAGCTGATGCCCTCAACCGACTCGCCCAACTGTACCGCCATCGTGGGGAGTATGACCAGTCCCTGACGCTGCTGATGCAGTCGCTACAGATCTACGAGGGGTTGCAAGAGTCCAGCGGCGTGGCCAATGCCTACCTCAACATAGGCTCCGTCTATAGCTATACCCAACGGTACGCATCCGCCATTAACCACTTTCAGCAGGCGTACGCTGCCTTCCAGGCCATGCAAGACGTCAAAGGCCAGGCGCGGGTGCTCAACAACCTGGGGGTCGCCTTCGACTACCAAGGCCTGCCCGACAGTGCCCTGGCCTACTACGAGCGGGCACTTGTTTTTAAAGAACAGGCCGGAGATCGGATAGGAGCTGCCAACACGCGGTTCAACATCGGAGCGATTTACCTCGAACAAAAGTCGGATTACGGGAAAGCCGCCCGCTATCTGGAAGACGCGCACCAGATTTTTTTGCAGGAGGGCAGTCCGTACGATCGCGTCTACTCCTTTCAGGCGCTCGGGCGCCTTCGCTTTTTCCAACAACGGTTTGCCGACGCCTTAGCATGGCAGCACCGCGCCTGGCGTCTGGCCGAAGAAATCGGCGCCAAGCGTCAGATCTGGAAAATGCACGACCAACTGGCCGCAACCTACAAGGCGCAGCAGCGGTTCGACTCCGCCTACTGGCACATGGAACAAGTGGCCAACTGGACCGATACCCTGTTGCGGGAAGAAAACAGCGAACAAGTGGCCGAACTGGAGACGCGCTACCGTACCCAGCAGAAAGACGACAGCCTACAACTCTCTCGACAGAAAGTCACCCTGTTGGCGGCTGAAGCCGAGGCGCGGGAAGCTACGCTGTCGTGGCAGCGGTGGCTGAGCGGACTAGCGCTGGCGGTTGCGCTTCTGCTGGGAGCACTGCTGGCCTTGTTGGTACAGGCTTGGCGAAGGCAGCAACAGCACGAAGCCGAACTGGCACAAACCAACCGCTCGTTGCAGGAAAGTAACCAGGAACTGGCACGACAGAAATCGCGGATTGAGAATTTGATGCGGGAGCAAAGCCACCGCCTGAAAAATCACCTGAGTGCCGTGGCCGGTCTGCTGACGCTGCAGTCACATACGTTGGTCGACCCTTCAGCCCGTCAAGCTTTGCAGGAGAGCCACGCGCGTGTAGAAGCCATTGTGCTGGTGCAGCAGATGTTGTACGGCAAAGACCTGACCCACCTGCCGGTTGATGTGTACCTGACCGAACTGGTCCACCACATTCTGCGCACGTACGGCTTGTCCGAACAGGTCGCCCGCTTGGTGGTTATGCCGACCCGCCTTCCGGCCGATCAGGTGCTTTCCGTAGGACTGATTGTGAATGAGTTGGTGACCAACGCCGCGAAGCATGCGTTCTCGGAGGTCCGTGACCCCGCCCTGGAAGTAGGCCTGCAACCCGAGTCGGCCGCACAGTTGCGCCTCTGGGTGCGGGACAACGGCCCCGGCTTTGTACCTGAGGGAACCGAGCCGGCGTCCTTTGGACTGCGTCTGGTACAACTGCAAACGCAGCAGTTGGAGGGCCAATCACGTTGGACTAATGGGCAGGGAACTTGTTTTACGCTGGAATTTCCGCAGTACGGGTAG